A genomic segment from Nocardiopsis sp. Huas11 encodes:
- a CDS encoding alpha/beta hydrolase — protein sequence MITRTRSSARGRPPTRRGAYATAALVLATACAVPAAVAAVTDPGSVVLSPPEPTGPHEVGRTDLHLVDPARGHPWVDGATERDVMVSLWYPAEPDEADEHAPYVSPATGSALASDLEQVGLPRSAVDFDSSRANAFADADAALTAGPFPVVLFSPGFGVSRSLNTANAEELASQGYVVAAMDHPYEPDAVELPDGRVLRTRVPDRETPSYREAITIRTADSRLVLDALDDLAAGGSPQVGGEPLPDGLAESLDTDRTGMFGHSAGGLTTAQVMLADDRVDAGMNLDGSMAYHVGDQAWADATTEGADRPFALFMAGTAGGRDLPHTSGHHEDLRLFRSSSSGPVLELLMTHGEHMSLMDYQWVFPAVEEGRGVDHRVWRERVTGAISTVDPAASVAAQRAYVTAYFDAHLRDEEEPLLDGPSAEYPEIAFVDAP from the coding sequence ATGATCACACGCACTCGAAGCTCGGCCCGGGGCCGTCCGCCCACGCGCCGCGGCGCCTACGCCACCGCCGCCCTCGTCCTGGCCACCGCCTGCGCCGTTCCGGCCGCGGTCGCGGCCGTCACCGACCCGGGGAGTGTGGTCCTCTCCCCGCCCGAACCCACCGGCCCGCACGAGGTCGGCCGGACCGACCTCCACCTCGTCGACCCCGCTCGGGGCCACCCGTGGGTGGACGGTGCCACGGAACGGGACGTCATGGTCAGCCTCTGGTACCCGGCCGAGCCGGACGAGGCCGACGAGCACGCACCCTACGTCTCCCCCGCCACAGGCTCCGCGCTGGCCTCCGACCTCGAACAGGTCGGGCTGCCGCGCTCGGCCGTGGACTTCGACTCCTCGCGTGCCAACGCGTTCGCCGACGCGGACGCCGCCCTGACAGCGGGGCCGTTCCCGGTCGTGCTGTTCTCCCCCGGCTTCGGGGTCTCCCGCTCCCTCAACACCGCCAACGCCGAGGAACTCGCCTCCCAGGGGTACGTGGTGGCGGCCATGGACCACCCCTACGAGCCCGACGCGGTGGAACTCCCGGACGGCCGAGTGCTGCGCACCCGCGTCCCGGACCGCGAGACCCCCAGTTACCGGGAGGCGATCACCATCCGAACCGCCGACAGCCGACTGGTCCTGGACGCCCTGGACGACCTGGCCGCGGGCGGTTCGCCCCAGGTGGGCGGAGAGCCCCTGCCCGACGGTCTGGCGGAGTCCCTGGACACCGACCGGACCGGGATGTTCGGCCACTCCGCGGGCGGCCTGACCACGGCGCAGGTCATGCTGGCGGACGACCGCGTGGACGCGGGCATGAACCTCGACGGCAGCATGGCCTACCACGTGGGGGACCAGGCGTGGGCGGACGCCACGACCGAAGGCGCCGACCGGCCGTTCGCCCTCTTCATGGCCGGGACCGCCGGCGGGCGGGACCTGCCGCACACCAGCGGCCACCACGAGGACCTGCGGCTGTTCCGGTCGTCCTCCTCCGGCCCCGTCCTGGAGCTGCTCATGACGCACGGCGAGCACATGAGCCTCATGGACTACCAGTGGGTCTTCCCGGCCGTGGAGGAGGGGCGGGGCGTGGACCACCGCGTCTGGCGGGAGCGGGTCACGGGGGCGATCAGCACCGTGGACCCGGCGGCGTCGGTCGCCGCCCAGCGCGCCTACGTCACCGCCTACTTCGACGCGCACCTGCGCGACGAGGAGGAGCCGCTCCTGGACGGCCCCTCCGCCGAGTACCCCGAGATCGCCTTCGTGGACGCGCCCTGA
- a CDS encoding ABC transporter permease — translation MRGVDVNGTRTGERTGRTGAGQARPAGFGREVAAEWVRQASLRSTWWCVGAAILGLAVFAAMMGFSSLSRITENAIEADSSSFVQLLSQGHFYIVQFTVLTLAALAATGEFGNGSVTSTLLWTPRRGRLLAARSVVTAGLAFVMGLGATAAGVAVLALFLGRYVDVDVLELLGTGVSAGVCMALFAVVFVGIGTALRGTAGTITVGFLLLLGVPLVMQLSGVVFLDDLAALLPGLAGIEFYAGGDVGFYTSPHDGAVNVATVVGWAVAAQIVALAELRVRDV, via the coding sequence ATGAGGGGAGTGGACGTGAACGGGACGAGGACGGGCGAGCGCACCGGCCGGACGGGGGCCGGGCAGGCCCGGCCCGCGGGGTTCGGCCGGGAGGTCGCCGCGGAATGGGTGCGGCAGGCGTCGCTGCGATCGACGTGGTGGTGCGTGGGAGCGGCGATCCTGGGCCTGGCGGTGTTCGCGGCCATGATGGGCTTCTCCTCGCTGTCGCGGATCACGGAGAACGCGATCGAGGCGGACTCCTCCTCGTTCGTCCAGCTGCTGTCGCAGGGCCACTTCTACATCGTGCAGTTCACGGTGCTGACCCTGGCGGCGCTGGCCGCCACGGGCGAGTTCGGCAACGGCAGCGTCACCAGCACCCTGCTCTGGACGCCCCGGCGCGGGCGGCTGCTGGCGGCCCGGTCGGTGGTGACCGCGGGGCTCGCGTTCGTCATGGGCCTGGGCGCGACGGCGGCCGGTGTGGCCGTGCTGGCCCTGTTCCTCGGCCGGTACGTGGACGTGGACGTGCTGGAGCTCCTGGGGACCGGCGTGAGCGCCGGGGTGTGCATGGCGCTGTTCGCGGTGGTGTTCGTGGGGATCGGCACCGCCCTGCGCGGCACGGCGGGCACGATCACCGTGGGCTTCCTGCTCCTGCTGGGTGTGCCGCTGGTCATGCAGCTGTCCGGGGTCGTGTTCCTGGACGACCTCGCCGCGCTGCTGCCCGGCCTGGCCGGGATCGAGTTCTACGCCGGCGGTGACGTCGGCTTCTACACCTCGCCCCACGACGGGGCGGTCAACGTCGCGACGGTCGTGGGATGGGCCGTGGCCGCCCAGATCGTCGCCCTGGCGGAGCTGCGCGTGCGCGACGTGTGA
- a CDS encoding ABC transporter ATP-binding protein, translating to MLTVTALTKRYGGRTAVDDLTFTVEPGRVTGFLGPNGAGKSTTMRLLLGLARPTSGQALVNGREYARLAAPAREAGALLDPRAAHPGRTGRAHLVAKALITGVPRSRVDEVLDEVGLTEVAGRRVGGYSLGMRQRLGVADALLGDPGALLFDEPVNGLDLDGVRWMRELTRRLADEGRTVFVSSHLMSEMEQVADHLVVVGRGRLIADASLGEVISAWSRTHVVVRSPQAGALGARLERLGPPVRVEAAGDGGLRVFGLTAEAVGDHAHEVGARVHGLAREEASLEQAYLELTGETVEFGAHGKEAAA from the coding sequence GTGCTGACGGTAACCGCGCTGACCAAGCGCTACGGCGGGAGGACCGCCGTCGACGACCTGACCTTCACCGTCGAGCCCGGACGGGTGACGGGCTTCCTGGGTCCCAACGGGGCGGGCAAGTCCACCACGATGCGGCTGCTGCTGGGGCTGGCGCGCCCGACCTCGGGGCAGGCGCTGGTCAACGGTCGGGAGTACGCGCGCCTGGCGGCGCCCGCCCGGGAGGCCGGTGCGCTGCTGGACCCGCGCGCCGCCCATCCCGGACGCACCGGGCGGGCCCACCTCGTGGCCAAGGCCCTGATCACCGGGGTCCCGCGGAGCCGGGTGGACGAGGTCCTGGACGAGGTCGGTCTGACGGAAGTGGCCGGGCGGCGGGTGGGCGGCTACTCGCTCGGCATGCGCCAGCGGCTCGGCGTCGCGGACGCCCTGCTGGGCGACCCGGGGGCGCTGCTGTTCGACGAACCCGTCAACGGGCTGGACCTGGACGGGGTGCGCTGGATGCGCGAGCTGACTCGCCGGCTGGCCGACGAGGGGCGCACCGTGTTCGTCTCCAGCCACCTGATGAGCGAGATGGAACAGGTCGCCGACCACCTGGTGGTCGTGGGACGGGGACGGCTCATCGCGGACGCGTCGCTGGGCGAGGTGATCTCGGCGTGGTCGCGGACCCACGTGGTGGTGCGCAGCCCGCAGGCAGGCGCGCTGGGCGCGCGGCTGGAACGGCTGGGACCGCCGGTGCGGGTGGAGGCCGCCGGCGACGGCGGCCTGCGGGTGTTCGGCCTGACCGCGGAGGCGGTCGGTGACCACGCCCACGAGGTGGGAGCCCGGGTGCACGGGCTGGCGCGCGAGGAGGCCTCGCTGGAGCAGGCGTACCTGGAGCTGACCGGCGAGACCGTCGAGTTCGGCGCGCACGGCAAGGAGGCGGCGGCATGA